Below is a window of Solanum stenotomum isolate F172 chromosome 7, ASM1918654v1, whole genome shotgun sequence DNA.
AAGGAATTAGAAAAGctcctaaaaataaaaaaaatctagcaTATGCTTATACAAGTATAAAAATGCAGTTGTAGTAAACTTATCATGAGACACAAATTAACAATATCGTCTTAACTTTCAAACaaccaaaaaaatcacaatttctTAAATAATATTATCAGACCATATGTTTTACCTTTCTaaaccaaaataattaaatcttTATCAGTATAATTTAAAGCTTACTCTTTCAGGAAGAAATATAAAGTAGCTTtcatatagtaaaataaaagaaagtttgatacttttgagaaaaagaataaagacATGAAAATCAATAGCAAGCTTAGTTCCTTGGACTCGGTGAGGGTGTCCGATAAAGGTGCAGATCTAGAGGTCAGATCCTTCAAGATCTATATTTTAAGAATCAGGGGTACCGATATGATTTGAGGATTCagctaaaattaatttaaatatctatAGATAGAGTTATATGTCTAATTTATGAGACATTATGTGGAAAACTTACTAGGTATTCTGAGGAAAAGATACTAATCAAGAGGAGAATTCTAGAAGTTGATATAAGGAAAAGGACAGACATAGAAATTAATATCTACAACGTACTCCAttctcttcaatttcaccttagcttttgttttgattacaaTTATCATTGTATCTGTTCCGAATCCTCCattgattttggtcaaagtatCCAATATCAGTTGACCAAATCGGGTACGAATCCCAAACTCATGTCGTGTCGACACGTTTGCATCACAGAAACTGAAGAGTCCATGCAACTTAGATTGCAAGTGACTGTATAAAGTTCAACTGCCTATATTCAGAAGAAATTTTCTAGTGGTGTTCACCCTCATAATATTCTCAATCATAATATAGGCAACATTATCGCCTATTATTTGAGTTATCTAAATCTTCATATTTTCTATAGACGATAGATCTTTTACTAGTAGTGTGACTTAAGAATTTGAGGGTGCTAATTGGGGAATTTGGCACATGATTTGCTAAGAACTATTGAGTGTGTCCTGACCGTTGAGCATTACGCGTGCTTTAGGAGCACAGTCAAGCGCTTGGGGCATAAGCCTCACAGAACTCATACATGTGCCTCAGGGTGTTTTACAAGTGCCCCATCAAGGGGCGAGCCCCGACCAAATCCCAAAAAATCTTTTAGAACACTGGTTGTAGCATTTATTCCTAAAACTTACCTGGAATAGGTTTTTAAAGAAGATTACAAatgatcaaataaatatatgaccttttatttatagaaatcatttttaaaaaacataagaCTCTACACAACTGTCATCAAATATCTACCTCCAATggaaaaaaagaattgaataaaAGGCTTTACTAAACAAAAGTCCTTCAAAATTCTCAATCTATTTTAGTATATACTTTGtttaaaactcaaaaatatCATACTTCAATACTGTTTTTTGAATAATGAATTGGTAAAGTTTCCAACTTCTTTTCAAGCACATAACATAAGTTCAAGTCAATACAATTAGTATACTTCGTCCATCATAGAAAATAAAGGTGGGTTCTAAATACAGGGGTCGGCATATCAACTCTTTACAATGACAAGTAGCATGCCACTTTAAAAATGTCAAGAGGCATCAAACTAGCTTATTACATAATCATACCGTTTCAATTGCTGTGAGAAGCCGACTGCACATACGTTGACGACGATACATATATCGGGTTCCAATAAATGGCATCTCAGCAACTTCATTCCCGTGAATCCTACGTAAAGAGTAGAATCATTTGCAGTTGTTAttatcacaatccttgaatagAAGAGAGAGTCAAACTAAAATGTTACTAGATACCACTACTACAAATTTCTCCAGAATTCATTTAGCACAAGAGAAGtggcaaaaaaatattaagtacaTTAAGAGATTGCCACATCATCAAGCATCAATTTAGAACATGAACGTCGATATTCAAAAGTAGTATGTTACATCCCTTAATGGAATACCTATATCGCATGTGCCTAGCTTTTGCTCTAGGCTACAAAGTACGCCAGCCAGTCAACCAGTTCAGCCCGGTATTTTTAGATATGAATTTAGATTATTGCCATGCATAGTTCAGCAAGAGTAAAACCTCTTTCTATGTTTGGTAACtctttaacttcaactttccacgtggcatgtttaagaccacaagattaaagggcattttggtaaATTTTATAGTATAAAAGATACTACATTCTCTTCTAAAGTCTCTTTATTCTCTTAAACTCCATGCCAAgtcaaaaccaaacaaacaaattaaaacggaggAGTAGCTTATAGTATAAAAGATTATGATGTTCTTTCCTGCCTTCCCGAAGGGCAAAGATATCACAGCATACAACTAATACTTATGGCCAACTTTTCAATTCGGCTGGGATGGTAtctaaatatcaaataaaataaattaggtagtttggctttttttttttttttgataaccgagaaatctgtctgtgacccgccctttggaccaatcacagccttctaaactatTAAGTTGTCCATTTGAATAACCTATCAAGTTTTCACCTACATCAATTACAACCTTTACTGATTCTACATTGACTATTCAAGAAGGACGAGAATCGCTCATATTACAGCTGTCCATTCAAGTGCCTCCAGAATGCTAACTAAGCAAAAGTAATGTCAATTAATCACGACAAACCTAGCCAGAAACAAACCAAATACAGTAACAAAGTAATCCGTAGCAAGGATAGCCTAGATCATATTATCACAAAGTATCTTTATTGGAACCGTTCTTCTGGAACAAAGCAGTAGAACTTTTCTGGTATTGATGCAACTATTTTTGGATGTTGAAGGGCTGAGCCTCCCAGTTTCTGCCTATTAATATGCACACATCATTGAGGCATCCCTTTCTGGGCATTGAGCCGCCAAGTTCTGGGACCTAGGATGCTCAGAGCTAGCACTGCAACGCCCAGCTTTTCAGTAATAAATATTGCAGGTTTCAAGTTAACAGATTCAGTTATAATAATTCACTTGATTCTTCAGCTGATGCTAAAAATGCCGCCACAATTCAAGTTTGCTTCTTCACTGTTTATGTAGTGGAAAGGACCTCAACCTCCAAGCATGAGGTTAGGGGTTGGAGTCATTATGGGAGTAAACATGAGACAGAGCAGTTGACTCCTAGACAAGGGATTCCAGGTGTggtgccaaaaaaaaaaaatatatgcttTGGTCATGAAGCACTTGGATGCAATACAGAATTAAGATCACTATGAATAGAAAATACTCCAACGAAGACTAAAAAACTTCAACTAGCACTCACCTTATGGATGCAGCACAGATAAGTTCATCACCCTTCTCAAGAATAATAGTATAGAACCCTTTGTAGTTCAGCCGCCTAAAGTTTGACCTGGGATCAAAAgaggaaaataaggataaatttCTTAATCAACTTATAGAAGAAAGATAAGTGCCTTAATTATCAACCATGTACACCATCACTGGAATCATTTAGTGTTCAACTGTAGTACTAAAAACAAGAACAACTTTTCAGAAAAAATTTAGTATAAAAAAACAGAATCAAAATTTAGAATTCAATGAAAAGGTAAAGGTAGTATTTTCAGtggaaaaaactaaaaaataatctcaCATCAATACCATCAACATGACCTGATGATTTGAGttaacaagaaaaaagaaaattaaaagttattaGCTTGAGCAGGGGAATTACTAGTTGTTCTAACGCCATCTGGACAATAGACTCAGTGATCCAAAAATCAAcaaacactttccacacttcaTATCGAGAACTAACAGAAGAAACAAACTCTATATGGAATTCACCAAATGGCATTACTTATAAACAAAGCATGACTAGACAGGAACAGAAAAAGTCATAATAGCAACAAATTGGTTATGCCATCGCTTTTAATATAAATTCATGAGAACATATTATCACAATCTTCAGAGATGCTCACCCGCAGCTATAAACAACGCTCTGAATTACATTGATTTTACTTCGCTGGTCAACAATGGGCACAAAACACTCATTCATAATGGAGAAAGCAACAGCTAACTTGCAATTGCATTCAATGTCTACTAGATCGTCAGTCAAATTTGTATCCCTGCCAAAATCACGATGTTGAAGAAGTCTCCAACAAAATCCTTCATCCAAGTCATGCTTTACACCAAGAAGCACCTGCAGGCCCTCAAAAATCTGTTGAAGAACATGTGAGATTATTTCACTGCATAGTGCATAGAAACtcatatgtatatgtatatgtatatacaaaTTGTATAAATATAGTTTACTCTTAGTCTGAGGAAGAAAGTTAATATACATGCAGGAATACATCAGAGGATTGGAGAGCGATTTGGAaacttctctcttctttttcaacAGATTTCATTAAGTGCATGTGACAGACAAATGAACTAAATAACTTCTTCAAGGCTGGGAACAATGTGAACTCTGTTGCAAAAACTGCAATCTATTTAATTGGACAAGTGCAATACCTTCTGGCATCCCTTTCCGCAAAACGATAGATCTTTAGTATCAAAACCGAGAGCACTGTCACCGGGGACACAAGGCAAATGGACTGCAAAAGCCAAAGCAGATAAATTTGTCTAGttcatcaaattcattttacaaatttatagaaaaaaataactaacaAAAGAGGATTTGAAATATACATTTTCCCTCACACAAATGGCATGTTAACAACTCAGATACTGCCATGCCATCCTGAACATCATTCTCTGAGGAGTTTCTGACAACTGTCCCACAGAATTTGCATGAACAATAAACACATCTCCAATCTCCAGAAGGTAACTTCTGCAACACATTCAAAAACAGTAAGACATACTTATGCTCAGCAATTTTAAGAGTAAGGGCCAGTTTGGATTTAGATGGAGACTTATCCCTGCATGTATCTGGTGGACCGTGAGGAAGGAGAGAAATTCCAAGTGCTTTGAGGGCATAGAAAATGATATGCAAAAGATTAAGCTAAATTTTATCTTACTGctttgtttttggtgtaatcaattCTACTCTAatgacactatttctatcattGATGTCCTAGATTGATTATAGATACAAATAGGAACATTCTAGAGTTCCAATTGTATATATGGTTTAAGTACTACCTAAGTACTGTTTGGATTTAATACACAGTTACTATTCTCCTAAAAGAGCCCATCTAGATTGGcttattttaggtgcttttaagctaaaatagtttttaagcaTTTTTGTAGTGTTTTGAGTAAAACAAAAGTGTGTTTTTAagccaaaaaaacaaaaatattcccaacttatggcttttggcttataGTCATAAGCTCATCCAAACATACTCTAAGTTGGGAGAGCACCAGGGATTACAATTTGAAATGACCAACTATTCTTTTAGCCAGCCATCCAATAGGTGGTCCAAGAACCTCCTTTTCTCATTCTTACAACCAACATCCATGACTTAAGAGTACGGCTGGAACTGAGGCAATACTTTTTCCTTTTGATAAATAATATGAAACCCAGATTGTAGCTGCTGAACAAAAACTCAAGCCATATTTTGAATACCAAAAGTACTATCTTCTTGAACAAACAAAAGAATATGCAATATATTCCCATGAATATACCTAATTCTTTCTACTGCTTACACTTCTATTTTGATCTTTCTTTATATGGTAAACCTTTCTACACTATCCAAGAGCCAAACAGTGGATTTTCCACTTTGCTCCGTTGCTGACTCTCTGTTTCCTTTTGAACCTAAATCGAACCTGGAAGAGGTATGGCACTAATCTATACAAAATCTTTACTGGGAAACCAATTAAGAGAGTCTTCCTAACATATATTATCCAAAACTAGATGTATTATAGAAAAAGAGCATTGTACTCTTTTCAGGATTAACAGAAACTAAGACaacacaaaagaaagaaaacacagAACGAAAGGATAGAAGAAGATGAGTCTTACTTGAATATCTAAGCAGCTCTGGTGGAAAGTTGAGGGGCAACTATCACAACATATCAAGTCACCCCCATCTCCACAAATGTTGCATGTATCATCATTGGGGTCATCACCAACAATATCCACGGAATGAAATGCAATAGGATCAATTTCTTTCTGCTTATTCCATGAGTCTACTAGACATTGCAGAAGAGACTGTCCTGACTGCAGAATCACATTCTGAAATGGCCTGCCCAGCTTACTTCCAGCATGAGATTCAAAATCAGCAAGCTTCAGTGTCTCACCACAACAGCCACAACAAATTCCATCTCCCTTGATCTTTCCTTCATGCCTCACTTTTTTCCTTCCACCATAAATGTAGTGCACCTGAGCATCACATTGAATAACCCCTAAATCAATCATCCACGCTAAAAGAGTGCGCTTCCCATCATACAGTATAAACTCATCACCATCTGAATCAACCCCTCCCTGAGAGCTACGAGCCAATAGAGCACAGGGCTTTCTGCGTTGTCCATCTTCTGTATTTGGTCCCAACTTTTTCCTCCGTACTGCCACATTTGAGTTGTATCCTGTTTTGGAGCCAACACTTCCTTTATTATCTGAGTTGTTTTTGGCAGATAGCTTCTTGGAGAACTTCTTGTTGGTCATTTTCTTGCTCATTTTACTTCCAgcatcatttttcttcttttttcccttgatctctttttctttcCTAACTCTGAACAATGTGCTGAATACCTCCTCCGGAATAGGAGTAAACGCAGAATTGGTCTTATCGTCAGCATCCCCAGCTTCAACTTTCTGTTTGAGCTTCTTGTATGCCAAAGTGACTGACCAATGTTGCCTTCCTTCAGGATCATAAAAAATTGCATCACTATACATTCTCTTTAGCCTGGGCCTGTACTCAATATTCCAACCTGCCTTCACAAGCATATCAATTATCTGATTTCTAATGACCTGCTTTTGTTCCCTAAGACCCGATTCCATCACCTCAGGCTTGCTTCTTTTCAATTTACTTTTCTTCACACGATATGGATTACTGCTGAACCTTCTATTTTGACCATCTCTAGGACCCTCATAATTAGCTTCAGCATTTGCTTGATCAGTGTCTTTCTCCTTTCTGATGTTAACCACCCCTTCCACAGCACTTGTCTGACTCGCCTTTAGATGTTTTGAACCCCTAACAGAACCATCTGCTTTTTCATAATTCATGCCCTTCTTGGGACCCCTCGATTTATTCTTTTGGCTACTTATCAGACTGGAAATTTCATTTCTCCCTTGCATCTTCGGAGGTCGTCCACGACGGCCCTTTAACTTTGGCCTTCCCCTCTTTTTCGGGGTTGCATTATCGTTTACCCTTGTCTTAAGTATTTTGTCAGAAGGATCAATCTTATTATCTATTTTTGGACTGGACACACCTGCATCCTTCACTTCAAAAACATCCTTCTCACCATCAGTAACTGCCAGTGTCTGGGACCTCAAGACCCTTTTAAACTGACCCATAGTGTTCACCTTCTGTCTTTTCACTTGATCATCATCATCAAGACACTCAGTACCCTCCACTTTCATTCTTTTCCTCCCTCTGCCTCTCCTTGCAGGCTTAATCTCGCACTGATCAGTACTGACATCAATTTCTTCATCGTCAGTGAATTCATCTTCGTGCAATTCAGTATAATCCACTTTAAGTCTTTTCCTTCCACTGCCTCTCCTGCCAGGCGTATCCTGGCCCTTAACATTGTTTTCATCAACTTGAACTTGGGTACTGGAATCCATGCCATCCTCCGCCTTCATTGTTTTGCCACCTTCAAAACCTACCAAATCATCACGTCCTTCCTCAGTTTGTCCTCCTGGTGAAGAAGCAACCAAGCCCTTCTTTTTCCTCCCTCTCCGTCCTTTGCCCTTCGTGGCATCACCCTTGCCATGTGGCTCACCAGCTACATTGTCCTCAATTTGACCCTCTTCGCCATTTCCAACAGCTGTTCCCTTATCACACATTTTTTCCTCAGAAGGACTCAACCCACTTGACATCAAACCCAAACCCTTCTTCTCAAGCTCCAACTGAGCTGAACCCACCACCCTCTTTGGTCTCCCTCGCCGCTTCTTAACAACAACTTCCACTGCATTCTCCTCCTCAACCTTCACCTCAACCTCCTCCCCAACTTCACCAACACCTACCTCAACCTTATCACACtcatcaacatcaacaatgacACCTTTAATTTCATCATCATTCTCACATACCTCCTGAATAGACTCATTCAAATCAAGATCTTGCCTAGAATTCAAGTCAATCACAGTCAAATCAGTCTCCATTAGCTCAGACGGATCCCTATTCAAATCCAACCCATGTTTCTCTACACTACCACTTATCAACCCCTCATCCATTCTTGATCCCCTTTTCTCTATCAACCAAAAAAAGACTAGATTTTTACACAAACCCCATCAAAACCACAAAAACCCCTAAAACAGTACACCCAATTGattcaaacaaaaacaaaaaaaaaagatttcagCTCACCAAGAAATCTTAAGGACCATGAAATCGGTGAAGCAGAGACATCACAGAGAAGATTTTGAGCTTCAATTAAAAGGCGTTACAATTTGGGGTTTTAGTGAGAGAAAGGAATTTGTGGGTTTTAGTAGAAATTGGCAGAGACTGTTTGAGAGGAGAAAGGTGGGTTTTCTTGTATTTTAGTACAAAGTTTTGagaccattttttttcttttttacgtTTTCGAGGTAAGAAGCTAGGAGGACTAATTGTAATTTGGGAGGGAgaatcaattattattatttttcattttccctccattTGTTGCCTCttttcctaaaataaatatttactcaaaaatatttattgctCCGCCTAATATGAACAGCCTTTGGATAAGATTTTGATTAATAGTAATGTTGAATA
It encodes the following:
- the LOC125870511 gene encoding uncharacterized protein LOC125870511; protein product: MDEGLISGSVEKHGLDLNRDPSELMETDLTVIDLNSRQDLDLNESIQEVCENDDEIKGVIVDVDECDKVEVGVGEVGEEVEVKVEEENAVEVVVKKRRGRPKRVVGSAQLELEKKGLGLMSSGLSPSEEKMCDKGTAVGNGEEGQIEDNVAGEPHGKGDATKGKGRRGRKKKGLVASSPGGQTEEGRDDLVGFEGGKTMKAEDGMDSSTQVQVDENNVKGQDTPGRRGSGRKRLKVDYTELHEDEFTDDEEIDVSTDQCEIKPARRGRGRKRMKVEGTECLDDDDQVKRQKVNTMGQFKRVLRSQTLAVTDGEKDVFEVKDAGVSSPKIDNKIDPSDKILKTRVNDNATPKKRGRPKLKGRRGRPPKMQGRNEISSLISSQKNKSRGPKKGMNYEKADGSVRGSKHLKASQTSAVEGVVNIRKEKDTDQANAEANYEGPRDGQNRRFSSNPYRVKKSKLKRSKPEVMESGLREQKQVIRNQIIDMLVKAGWNIEYRPRLKRMYSDAIFYDPEGRQHWSVTLAYKKLKQKVEAGDADDKTNSAFTPIPEEVFSTLFRVRKEKEIKGKKKKNDAGSKMSKKMTNKKFSKKLSAKNNSDNKGSVGSKTGYNSNVAVRRKKLGPNTEDGQRRKPCALLARSSQGGVDSDGDEFILYDGKRTLLAWMIDLGVIQCDAQVHYIYGGRKKVRHEGKIKGDGICCGCCGETLKLADFESHAGSKLGRPFQNVILQSGQSLLQCLVDSWNKQKEIDPIAFHSVDIVGDDPNDDTCNICGDGGDLICCDSCPSTFHQSCLDIQKLPSGDWRCVYCSCKFCGTVVRNSSENDVQDGMAVSELLTCHLCEGKFHLPCVPGDSALGFDTKDLSFCGKGCQKIFEGLQVLLGVKHDLDEGFCWRLLQHRDFGRDTNLTDDLVDIECNCKLAVAFSIMNECFVPIVDQRSKINVIQSVVYSCGSNFRRLNYKGFYTIILEKGDELICAASIRIHGNEVAEMPFIGTRYMYRRQRMCSRLLTAIETALCSLGVEKLVIPAIPELNETWTKVFGFKPLEKSKRQEMKYMSMIVFPGTDMLEKPLLKDQSSEGQVTSTGSNADAFSEVKLNQDDKSATFPVESSLDIADGVLNDTSECRNSLPSHASEPDAHQTERIANCSSAQPGYGTIPSDVTDEQHGMKMYQHCGSGMEGNALISFPVAPISIIHEEKAIHSMEDSKEAVSCLLKGEVECLNNDSDSVDKVCQGTSSVDWQNRNECHRLEVLAGKETVASSEMTSALMCDSTGSVKATSEASHQMEKVVDSLDLPVSNGYICDKTSTSDSSCLNSPLASQETSHEVMRGNINDHKEVSVDAHVLALDSKSLHDVAQLSAKSTEELESCS